The region TCATAACTAGATTGAAAACATCAGAAACTTCTACAAGACTTTTTCATCCTCAAATCGTCGGTCAACTTTCTCTTCACGACTACGCACGTGCTCCTTAATATCTCTATAATCTGTGTAATGTTTTAGAGTGTCGTCAAAGAACTCTTGTAAGGCTCCTTTTTCAATTTGGAATTGTTTAATCAGTTGACTGACATCTTCCAGTCCCATATCTTTTGGAACTCCTAAATCATCCAATAGTTGTACCGCTGCAAGACTATTTTCTGGAGATTGCTGGATGGCTAAAAGTGCTCCTTCAATTTTATGATAACGTCCAAGTCGCTCATCTAGCTGTCTTAATTCCTCCTGGGTAGCCTCTATCTTTTCATTAAAGCGCTCCTCCAAATGTTGAAATTGTGCTCCATCTGTCACGCCGTGCTCAACTAAGAAATTATATTCCTTAATCAGTTCACGCATAGAGGAAATTTGAGCGTTTTTAGTAACGAGTGTTTCGCCGTTTTGTTTGGCCAATTGCCTTGCGACAGTCAAGCCCATCATGTACCTATTTTTTTGAGATTGATCAGGATTGAGAAAATAAAAATAGTCTTTCTCTTTGATATAGATGGTATAATTTCCATCCTCATTTTTATCAACTTTATGAGAAGGTATTAAAATTGTACCACTATTTAAAGCTCCCATATCCATCTGCACGTAAATGCCTTGCTTGCTTTCTTGCTCGACCTGCCAGGATTCCACTTCCAATTTCAATTCAAAATCATTTGCCGTTTTTTCTTTTGATTCTTGATATTGTTCTTTCAATTCCTCCACATCAAAAACTAACTGATTCTTAGAAATTCTCTCTTTTATTTTTTCAAGAGAATAGAGTCCTTTCTTCGATAATGTATCATCTCGGACATTTCTTTGTTGGGGCTGATCGAGCAATTTATACTTCACAAATTTTCCAGAGAAATCAATCTGAAGATTAAGCGCAGCTGCCTTTTGTTTGAAATCTTCTAACGACAAAGAGTGCTTCAGAAGAAAATCAAGACGTTCCTTGATTTCAAACCGATAATTATTTTGTCTCCGCCAAGCAGAATACTTTGTATAAGAATTTTTCATAGTAGGTTCAATAATTTTAGCGCCATATCGTGCCGCATGTTTGTCCGAAATGGCTCTCAAATTTTTCAAGGTTTTCTTTTCCCAACGAAATTTCTTGAGCGTTGAGGTATTGGTGGTATTAAGTATGATATGGTTATGAAGATGATCTTTATCCGTGTGGGTTGCGATCACAAACTCATAATTTCCACCTGTCAATTCTAACATCGTTTGACGGCCAATTTCATGAACCTGCTCAGGAGTCAAGTTATCATCTGGAGAAAAAGACTGGATAATGTGATGAGCTAATACTTGTTTTCCTGAAGATAATTCTTTCAAGTCATCATCTCCTTTTTTAAAGGCCGCAGCTAATTTTGTCATGACCATTTCTTCATCTGCTACACTAAAATCAGAGATCCCATTTCCAGATACTAGCTTCATTTGAAGCTCACCATTATGATAGACAAGAGGAAAATCAAGATCACTTTCTGCAGTTTCTGATACAAGAGTTTTCGCTTCATTCAGAATATAGCGTACAGCTATTTTTAAATTGGAAGGAGTTTTAATTTGTTTGGGTGTTTTGATTACTACCATTCGTCATACGTCCTTATTGTTTTCACTTTTCGTTCCTGTAAACTTTTCTTCTCCGCACTAGAAAGTTTGACAGCCACCATCTCTTTCAACTCAGATAGATAGTCAATGACTTGTGCCACTTCCTCTGGCGTAACTCCTTGATTTTCATTGGCATGTTTGGCAATTTGGTTGATGTTCGTACCCACTCGATTGATAGCAACTCGAAGGTCTTTCAATTCAGAAAAATCAATTTGAACCACCTTCCCTTGTACCAGTTGATTCTTCGCATAGTATTGAAAAGATGGAACTCCCATTTGGGCCATCGCCGTTTTAATTTGACGATCTTCCTCTGGTGTTAGTCGTATCAATTTTTGTATATAGCGTTTTCTATTTTCTCGTTTCTGCATTATTTTTTTATCCTCTTTCTCTCAAAGTCTCTAGCATATTCTGACCAGGCATCAGCACCTGACTTCCTTGTGGCAAGCGTAGCAAATGGATATCCATTTGCGAAATTTAAAAAAATCAGAGAAGGAGAACCTTGTAGTTTTCCTTCTTGATTTTCTCAGTTTTGGGGAAATCCCCAAGCCCCTTTCCTATATCTTTTGGAGTACAACCTCTAACAATTTATCGCAACCAACTGAAGATGTTTTTGAAAATAGATGATTGCTTATCACTATTTTCTACACTTTTTTCTTTCTGACCTTGTAACTTTTCAGCTAAGACAGAAAGTTGTTGAGCAGTTAGAGGCTGGAAAATCGACTGCCCAATTTGTATTTCTGTCA is a window of Streptococcus mitis DNA encoding:
- the mobC gene encoding plasmid mobilization relaxosome protein MobC, translated to MQKRENRKRYIQKLIRLTPEEDRQIKTAMAQMGVPSFQYYAKNQLVQGKVVQIDFSELKDLRVAINRVGTNINQIAKHANENQGVTPEEVAQVIDYLSELKEMVAVKLSSAEKKSLQERKVKTIRTYDEW
- a CDS encoding relaxase/mobilization nuclease domain-containing protein, giving the protein MVVIKTPKQIKTPSNLKIAVRYILNEAKTLVSETAESDLDFPLVYHNGELQMKLVSGNGISDFSVADEEMVMTKLAAAFKKGDDDLKELSSGKQVLAHHIIQSFSPDDNLTPEQVHEIGRQTMLELTGGNYEFVIATHTDKDHLHNHIILNTTNTSTLKKFRWEKKTLKNLRAISDKHAARYGAKIIEPTMKNSYTKYSAWRRQNNYRFEIKERLDFLLKHSLSLEDFKQKAAALNLQIDFSGKFVKYKLLDQPQQRNVRDDTLSKKGLYSLEKIKERISKNQLVFDVEELKEQYQESKEKTANDFELKLEVESWQVEQESKQGIYVQMDMGALNSGTILIPSHKVDKNEDGNYTIYIKEKDYFYFLNPDQSQKNRYMMGLTVARQLAKQNGETLVTKNAQISSMRELIKEYNFLVEHGVTDGAQFQHLEERFNEKIEATQEELRQLDERLGRYHKIEGALLAIQQSPENSLAAVQLLDDLGVPKDMGLEDVSQLIKQFQIEKGALQEFFDDTLKHYTDYRDIKEHVRSREEKVDRRFEDEKVL